ATAGCTCAGGAGTATGCAGAATTTCTTCTTTAGTATGACTTTTTTTCATAGTGAATATTTCAATAGTTCTTGCTAAGGATGCCTCCAATGCCGGCAAGTCTATCGCGTGGCCTAACTCATGCAATGTAATAGTTTGTACATACGTTTCAAATGAAAAGAGAGAAGCCATTTCTTCATAAGCAGTATGTAACCGTTCCTCATCATATCCGATATATTTCCCTATAAAATTATAACTCATATTGATCCCATCATGAACTTCACGAAGCTCTTCTTTCATACCGACTATTTTCATAACGTCAGCAATGCATTGCCGTATATGCAGCGGCAGCGCCTGATTATTCATCCTCATACACCCTTGTTTCTCTTCTGATTATATTTCTATTATTACTCATTCTTCCTATACGAATTATACTGCCGCAGAGTGTTACTTTCAATATCCACTATGATTACATGACATATCACCGTATATAATTTTCAGTAATATGTTAAACCACTAACCTATTTCACCAAAAAACACTCTTGAATTGAAGTTTCAATTCAAGAGTGTTTGTCATGTCACTATTTACCTAAATTTTACATTTATACTATTGCAGTCTTTCAATTATTGTCTCGTTGTCTGGCACGTGCTTCTCCGCCTTTACGGCCAGCTTCTTCACGGCTCATTTTGCCATTATTGTTATTGTTTGAATTATTCTGTTCAGCTCTAGCTTCTCCGCCTTTACGGCCAATTTCCTCGTAGAATTCCTGGCCGTGGTTGTCAGCGGTCGCTTCTCCGCCCTTGCGTCCAATCTCTTCGTAGAATTCCTGATCATGATTTTTAGAGGTAGCTTCTCCACCTTTACGTCCCGCTTCCTCGTGACTCATTTTGTGGTCATTGTTGTTGCGATTGTTACGGTCAGCCATTTTTAAATTCCTCCTATACCAATAATCATTTTTAGCTCGTCGACAAGCTTATTGGATATATTCCCACCATCCAAAAATTAAAACAGCAAATTTGTGATTTTTTCATTTTCGTAATAAAGTCTTAGAAAATCACTGAAAGATACTCTTTTTTTAGTAGAAAGCGATCATTATTTGCAGAATGCAGGATTAGTGGTTTTATTCTAAATATAGCGGGATGAACCCGTCAAAAAAGCCGGGCATACCCCAGCTTTTCTTGCTCTATTTAATTTTAAAGATATCTAAAACCCTTATCCTGTACCTACTATTTGAAATCAGGCAGATTACACTTTGTTCGTACGATTGCCCGCCCTGACTTCCCCGCCTTTGCGGCCAATTTTCTCGTAAAATTGTTTATCATATTTTTCGGAAGTCGCTTTTCCGCCTTTACGGCCAATTTCTTTATAGAATTCGCTGCTGTGCTTTTGGGCTGTGGCTTTTCCGCCTTTCCGCCCGATCTGTTCATAAAATTGTTTGTCATGTTTTTTAGAAGTTGCCTGTCCGCCTTTACGTCCCGCTTCTTCCAAAGTCATTTTCTTCTCTTGTTCAGTGCTGCGCTGGTTAGTCATATATAGTATTCCTCCTAATATTTGATTTACGAAGCTTAGTGAATATATTCCCAATCAGCTGTTTGCTAAACACCAGACACCCTTAAGGCAATTGCATGACAGAAAGATTCATGGAGTTAAAGACACTGTTTATTCTTTATTTTCTCCTTACAAGCCGCTTTGGAAATAGGTATACTTTCAACGGAATAAACCAACTTATTGAAGAACGCACTGACAGAAAGGAGCATGGCATATGGGACGTGATGAACATAAAACCGGCAGTAATGCGTCTGGCTCTTTACCGCAGACACCGAAAAACCAAAAGATCGCTGCACGTGATATGAAAGAAGAAATCGCACGGGAGCTGGCGGAATTACGAAAAAGCCCCGCACAAAACAAGCGTAAATCCTAATGTGTGAGTGTGATCATATGGTGGGTTGTTTTTTCATTCGCATGCATCTGATATGATCCATGGATTGAAAACTGATATGTTGCTAAAACCGTTTTAATTGATCACTGAAAAACCCAAAAACAGGATGGATAACTATCCTTTGTTTTTGGGCTTTTCATCCTTAAGGCAGGATTTGCTCATCTATCAGTTTTTCAAGCTGTTCATCCCATTCTTCAGTCAGAGTATTCCACACTCTCGTGAAGCGGGAGTTTTCTGTACGATTGAATACATAAAACTCCACACAAGGAATTTGCTGGTTCATTGTCACTTGCGGGTTATCAATGTGAACGACAACTTTCTGCAGTGAACCTTCAGCAGCTTCAGCGCCGGCAGCGAGAAGCGCTGTACGTAATTGTTCATCTTCCAAAGCAGCCGCTTTATTTTTTTGTTCGGCGGCGAGCCGGAAAGGTTTTAGTTTTGATGTAAAGACTTTCTCTGGCTCTTCACACAAGATTTTATCATGACACACACTGTAATAGAACTTCCTCTCTTCTTTTTCAGGAGGATGTTCAAAAATTCCAGATTGCAGCTGTGCCGCCCCTATCCCCGTCAATTCAAAGTGTCCTTTTCGTAATTCAATCATTTTCCCCGCCTGCATTTTGCGGAACAAATTTTCTGCGAATAACGGATCTACGGCAAGAAACTCTGCGATCATTTTGGAATCAGATACTTCAAGTTTCTGGATTGTCAAAAGGATCATTTTCATTAAAATATCCATCACGGTACGTGTAACAGTAGTATAGGTTATCGTCAGCACATCTACCCGCAATCCCCAGCTGTCTGACCGCAAAATTTGTATATCTGACTGTTTTTCCAGTTCTTGCTGCAGCTTTTTTCGAAGTGAATCCACGCCCTCACCTGCCTTCTGTCTGTTCAATTGTTCGCAGACCGCCTTGATTCTCTACAACTTTCTTCAGTTGTTTATACATTTCCCTTGTTGAAGCATTTTTCGTTCTGACAGTGAACATTTCTGAACTTCCAACGATTATGAGTAGTTCTATTGCGCGCGATAACGCTACATTTAAACGCCGGTAGTCTTTAGCAAATCCGATCTCCCCGCCTTTTTCCCCGTGATTTCTCACAAAACTTAAAATGATAATATCCATTTCCATGCCTTGGAACTTATCTACGGAACCAGTACGGCAGTATAATTGCTGCGGCCGAATCTCCTGCTGAATGAGGCGGTCGATTCGTTTCACCTGTTCGCCATAAAAACTGATGACACCCACACTTTTCTTTTCGTCAGGTTTCATCAGGCCTGCCTGTTTTGCATGTGCTGTTGCCCGTTCGATATCCAGAAGTGTATCCCGGACAATTGCCAGCTCACCTTCATTGAAACGGCTTGTGCCGCCTTTGACCCGGTCTTCGAAGAAAGCCGGTGTATTTGGTGTATCCAGCCACAGCAAATGATCGTTTCTTGTGATTGTACTGCTTTCCAGAAGATGATCTCGCATTTGATCTGAATCAGGGAGTCCGCATTGCAATTGGTAATTGCCTTCTTTGTAAAATGGCGCAATGGTTTTCATGATGTCTTCGTGCATACGGTATTGAATACTGAGCATCGTTTTATTTTGTCTGGGCAGCGTTCGGAACAGACGCTCAAATAATGATTCATTCAGCAGCTTCTTCATTTCCCGCTGAATTTCCGGGTCTTTTTGCTGATCCACCAGTTCATCCATCGTTTCCTGCCCGACCAGTGGCGGCAATTGGTGGTGGTCACCGACGAGAATAACTTTTTTACCTTTTAGCATCGGCAGCAACAGCTCTGGCGGAGTGGCTTTTGATACTTCATCGATAATGACTACATCGAATACAGGATATTCATCCATGAACTTTTTAGAGGCGGAAGCGACACAAGTTGTGCCAATGACATTTGCATGATCAATATACAGTTTGCGGATTTCATCAAGATCATACTCATTAGCTTCTTGTAGCAGTTCTTCCCACTGGGCCTGAAGCTGCTGCAGGACAGGCAATTGCTGCTGTTCTTTCGCGACTGCAGCCTGTTGCTCCTGTGCTTGTTTTACATCCTCTTCAATTTGCTCTATTTGCTTTTCTATATCCGGAATCAATTGAATGGTCAGCTCTTGGATTTCCTCCTGCATTTGATCGTACTCTGTTTGAAGTTGCTGCACTTTTTTCTCTTCTGCAGCCATTTCCGATTTCTCTTCATCCAGCCGGCGGTTTATTTGTGAACGCTTTAGCTCAGAAGTCGTCATTGATGCGGTCAGTTGCGTCAAGTTTCTCATCTGCTGTCTGCAATGCTGAATATGCGTCTCCAGCCGGGAAATTTCTTCTGTCAGCTGCTCTTGTTGCCAATGCTTTTCAGGCGGCTTATTTTCTTGCATCCAGTCATTCATATGATCTTTCAGCTCTTCATTTTTTGTGTGCAGCTTCTGACTTCGCATTTTTATTTGATGCGCATGGTTTTGCATTTGCTGCAGCTCACTCTGAAGAAAAACAAGGATTTCATTCTTTACTTCAGCAAACACTTCAATTACAGATTGGACTTGTTGCTGCTTGAGTTTCACTACTTGATCGCCTGCTATTTTTTCTTTTCCGTAAAACAATGACATTCCTTTTGCAATTTTTTGCAGCACTTCTGTCTTTGCGGATGAAATCTCTTTATTTTGTAATACTTTTTTCGTATACGGATTAATTAAAAATTTACCCAGACGATCAATCATATCGTGCATTTCCTGAACGGTTCCGAAGTTTTCTGTCGAACGCGCGGTAATGCTTTCTAAAGGGTAGCGATGAGTCTGCAGCAGGGTTTCGGTCTTTTGAATCGCTGTCTGAAAACGGTCGTGCAGCTCTTTCCATACTTGATATTCATACGTATACTCTCCGCTTTCAATGGACTTGATGATTTTTTGCAAGTCATTGATGCGCAATATGATATGGATAGGCAATTCGATGTTTTGTTCAGCTAATATGTTTTGGATTGCCTGCATTTTTTTATTAGTGATAATTTCATCATGCGCTTTTTGAAATGATTGTTCCAATCCGGAATCTTTCTGCAAGGCTCTTTCCAGCTCCTGCAGTTCCAGTGAATTGCGCTGCTGTTCATTTTGCCATGCTATATATAATTTAATCCGCTTCAATTGTTTCTGCTCTTCCAGCGACCTTTCCAATTGTGCAGACAGCTGCTCTTTGTCAGGCTGCGAATCTAACTGAAGACGCAGCTTTTCTATTTCTGCTGACTGCTGTTCGATTTCCGTCTCTAGTTGATGAATAGCCTGACTTTTATGCGTCCTTCTCCGCAGAGATCGATCCAGCAAAGATTTCCCCGATACAGAATCTGACGTCAGCTTCTTCAGCGTTTCTTTTACGGCGTCCTGCGCGCGCCTGGTTTCAATTAACGCCGATTGCCGTTCTATTTTTTGATCAATTAAGGCAATTAAATGCTCAGTGCGTTCCTGCAATTCTGATTCCTTTGTCTGAAACATTGCACGTGTGGCTTGAACAGCTTCCATCGTTTCATTGCGCCAATGCAGTGCAACATTTTCCTCCATAAAGCGTTTGCCTTCTTCTTCAATACTCTCAGACCGACCATAACGCAAAATACGGGTTGCCGGATCTGTCAGCAGCCGGCCAAGCGCATTATCGACTGCGAGATTTGACTGCGATGCGACAAGTGTCCGCAAGCCCGCCTTGACGTTCTGATAGCATATTTCCGAAATTACCGTCGTTTTCCCTGTGCCGGGCGGACCCTGTATGACAAA
The Sporosarcina sp. P33 genome window above contains:
- a CDS encoding KGG domain-containing protein; the encoded protein is MADRNNRNNNDHKMSHEEAGRKGGEATSKNHDQEFYEEIGRKGGEATADNHGQEFYEEIGRKGGEARAEQNNSNNNNNGKMSREEAGRKGGEARARQRDNN
- a CDS encoding KGG domain-containing protein, with protein sequence MTNQRSTEQEKKMTLEEAGRKGGQATSKKHDKQFYEQIGRKGGKATAQKHSSEFYKEIGRKGGKATSEKYDKQFYEKIGRKGGEVRAGNRTNKV
- a CDS encoding AAA domain-containing protein, which codes for MMNQLKTIEMIPCSLEITKNARKGLEQWFLSEQAFVSSESAFDVYIEKKPANRMGNQSYAMFFDPQTNIKFAKEVQQRVAVMECVLKPDGLVATGFHVRGAREPVQTNRRLQMAVKFRLNRAGVALPIEFYTKLRELPVAEERSEYVKKRIESWEGYLQIAEKNADVADISCSFTQASFTSDFTKLRLHCKDLQTKNWQQLRGFSVKMSELSAEIGQIVDVQKAQKVIIVELNQRFQKKARSEQWLPTRNKELILTNFAELSQIRRLRKGFKDLQDGLAANANLEKVLFEERPVVQITNKQPQLEFHNNLNEFQREAVTGAMKAHDLFVIQGPPGTGKTTVISEICYQNVKAGLRTLVASQSNLAVDNALGRLLTDPATRILRYGRSESIEEEGKRFMEENVALHWRNETMEAVQATRAMFQTKESELQERTEHLIALIDQKIERQSALIETRRAQDAVKETLKKLTSDSVSGKSLLDRSLRRRTHKSQAIHQLETEIEQQSAEIEKLRLQLDSQPDKEQLSAQLERSLEEQKQLKRIKLYIAWQNEQQRNSLELQELERALQKDSGLEQSFQKAHDEIITNKKMQAIQNILAEQNIELPIHIILRINDLQKIIKSIESGEYTYEYQVWKELHDRFQTAIQKTETLLQTHRYPLESITARSTENFGTVQEMHDMIDRLGKFLINPYTKKVLQNKEISSAKTEVLQKIAKGMSLFYGKEKIAGDQVVKLKQQQVQSVIEVFAEVKNEILVFLQSELQQMQNHAHQIKMRSQKLHTKNEELKDHMNDWMQENKPPEKHWQQEQLTEEISRLETHIQHCRQQMRNLTQLTASMTTSELKRSQINRRLDEEKSEMAAEEKKVQQLQTEYDQMQEEIQELTIQLIPDIEKQIEQIEEDVKQAQEQQAAVAKEQQQLPVLQQLQAQWEELLQEANEYDLDEIRKLYIDHANVIGTTCVASASKKFMDEYPVFDVVIIDEVSKATPPELLLPMLKGKKVILVGDHHQLPPLVGQETMDELVDQQKDPEIQREMKKLLNESLFERLFRTLPRQNKTMLSIQYRMHEDIMKTIAPFYKEGNYQLQCGLPDSDQMRDHLLESSTITRNDHLLWLDTPNTPAFFEDRVKGGTSRFNEGELAIVRDTLLDIERATAHAKQAGLMKPDEKKSVGVISFYGEQVKRIDRLIQQEIRPQQLYCRTGSVDKFQGMEMDIIILSFVRNHGEKGGEIGFAKDYRRLNVALSRAIELLIIVGSSEMFTVRTKNASTREMYKQLKKVVENQGGLRTIEQTEGR